One Neomonachus schauinslandi chromosome 9, ASM220157v2, whole genome shotgun sequence DNA segment encodes these proteins:
- the LOC110585299 gene encoding olfactory receptor 11G2-like: MKISNTLNTSRTIAGFILLGFPCPREGQILLFLLFSVVYLLTLMGNGSIICAVYWDQRLHTPMYILLANFSFLEIWYVTSTVPNMLANFLSDTKVIFSGCFLQFYFFFSLGSTECFFLAIMAFDRYLAICRPLRYPTTMTGCLCTNLVVSCWVLGFFWYLIPIIVISQMSFCGSRIIDHFLCDPGPLQALTCKKTVVELVFSTLSLLPLVILFLFFTGSYTLILRAVLQVPSAAGKRKAFSTCGSHLAVVSLFYGSVLIMYGNLTSEHKAETQKIVTLFYSVVTPLLNPVIYSLRNKDMKNALHKLLGI, translated from the coding sequence ATGAAAATCTCCAACACCCTCAACACCTCCAGGACCATCGCTGGCTTCATCCTCCTGGGCTTCCCTTGCCCCAGGGAAGGGCAGATCCTCCTCTTTCTGCTCTTCTCTGTTGTCTACCTCCTGACCCTCATGGGCAATGGGTCTATCATCTGTGCTGTGTACTGGGATCAGAGACTCCACACTCCCATGTACATCCTCCTCGCCAACTTCTCCTTCCTAGAGATCTGGTATGTCACCTCCACTGTCCCCAACATGTTGGCCAACTTCCTCTCTGACACCAAGGTCATCTTCTCTGGGTGCTTTCTCCagttctactttttcttctccttgggtTCTACGGAATGCTTTTTCTTGGCTATTATGGCATTTGATCGGTACCTTGCCATCTGCCGGCCTCTACGTTATCCAACCACTATGACAGGATGTCTCTGCACCAATCTTGTGGTCAGTTGTTGGGTACTTGGTTTCTTCTGGTACTTGATTCCCATCATCGTCATTTCCCAAATGTCCTTCTGTGGATCCAGGATCATTGACCACTTCCTGTGTGATCCAGGTCCTCTTCAAGCACTCACTTGCAAAAAAACTGTGGTAGAGCTTGTCTTCTCCACTTTAAGTCTTCTGCCCCttgtcattctctttctcttcttcacgGGATCCTATACTTTGATCTTAAGAGCAGTATTGCAAGTCCCTTCAGCAGCTGGGAAAAGAAAGGCCTTCTCCACCTGTGGGTCTCATCTGGCTGTGGTTTCACTGTTCTATGGCTCAGTGCTGATCATGTATGGGAACCTAACATCTGAGCATAAAGCTGAAACACAGAAGATTGTGACTCTTTTTTATTCTGTCGTGACTCCACTCCTTAATCCTGTGATATATAGTCTTAGGAACAAAGATATGAAAAATGCCTTACATAAACTTCTGGGAATATAA